Below is a window of Cupriavidus sp. MP-37 DNA.
GCGCAGCGCGGCATCGTCGTCGATGGCGGCCTGGTCGGCCAGCGCCTGCAGCGCGGCACGCAGCCGCTGCGTGGCCGGCGCATCGGCGACGGCGCCGGCACGCAGGGCTTGGTCGGCGGCACTGCGCGCCGCGTCCAGCGGATGCTGCGGCGCGTGCGTGTCGTCAGCGACCACGACATCGGGCAATGCCTCGGCGTGGCCGGCCCGGCCGAACTCGAGGGCATCGGCGAACGCATGGACCACGCCCAGTTCGGCCGCCACCGCGCGCAGCAGCGCCGCACGCGCGCCGGCGTCGGCCAGCTCGCCCGCATCGGCAAGCCGTGTCTTGACGGCCTCCACGGCGGCGCAGGCCTGCGCGGCCTCGCCGGCCAGCGCACCCGGCAGCGCCGCCGACGCCTGCAGCTGCGCCAGCGTTGCCGCCAGCGCGGCGAAGGCCTGGCGCGCGTCGCGCAGGGGCGCGGCGCCGTCGGCGCGCGCCGCATTGCGGTCATAGCTGTCGAGCCAGGATTCGCCGCTGTCCAGCTGCGCGCGCAGCTGCGCCACGGCTTCGCTGCGCAGCGCCTGCGCGCGCGCGTCGTCGACCATGCGCGCCAGCCAGGCCGGCGCGGCGCCGGCATCATCCGCCAGGCAGGCGGCCAGCGCGTCGCACTGCGCGGCAAAGCGCGCCGCGGCTGGATGGGCGGACTGTCCGTGCACGCGCCACGGCAGCGCCAGCGCACGCGACAGGAACAGCGCGATGCCAGCCGCGCCGAGCGCATCGGCGGCGCCGCGCTCGCGCCCCGGCATGGCGGCCTGCGCCAGGCAGCGCTGCAGCGGCGGCTGCGCCAGCGGCAGCGCCGCCTCGGCCAGCGCCGCCAGCGCGGTCTCCCAGGCAGCCTGGTCGGCGGCGGCGGCATGCTCCAGCCCGGCCGCGGCCTGCTGCAGGTTGCGCGTGTCGATCGGGTCGAGCCAGCCGTAGTAGCGCAGCCGGAAATCGGCATTTGCCTGCGCATGGGCGGCATCGAGGCGGAACGCCGCCAGCGTGCGCGCGATCTCGGCGCGCAGCGCCGCCGCGTCGTCGTTGCCGTGCTCGGCCAGCCCGGTGCAGACCAGCAGGAACACCGCGTCGTTCAGCAACGCCTGCGGCACGCGCACATGGCCCTGCTGGTACTGGCGCAGCAGCAGGTTGGCGCGCCCGGCAAAGCGCTTGGCCAGCAGGTCCGACGGCAGCAGGCCCAGCGCCAGCGCGCGGCACACCAGCCCAAGCACGTGCCAGACACCGCGGTCGGGATGGTCAGCGGCGCGGCGCGCTTCCTGCTCGTTGGCACGCAGTTCATCCAGCGCCGTGTGCAGCGGCAGCCAGGCTTCGCGCAGCAGCGCCGCGTCGTCGCATGGCGTCGGCAGGCGCAGCGCCTTGAGCAGCGCCGACTCGAACTGCTGGCGCGCGCGCGTGACCGCGGCCGGCCCCTTCGGCGGCAGCAGCATGCCGGGCAGCATCTGCAGCTCGTCAAGCCACAGGTCGGCCGGATGCACGCGTTCTTCGCCGAGCCTGGCGAGCACGGCGGCATAGGGCTGGAACAGGCGCAGCGGAGCCTCGTCGTCGCCGGCCATCAGGTCGTCGACATACTCGGCCAGCGCCTGCACGCCGGCGCGGAATACCGCCAGCGCCTCGGGGCCGGCGGCCACGGTGCCGGCGTCGATGGCATCGAGCAGGCGGCGCAGCGCCTGGCAATACGGATCGGTGCCGCGCAGCCCGACGATATGCACCGCGCCGGCGGCCTGGTGCAGGTGCTGGCCGGCCAGCCGCAGCGAGGTGGTATCGCGCGCGCCCAGCGCCTCGGGCGCCTGGCGCACTTCGTCGACATAGTGGCCGAGCTCGGTGGCGGCGTCTTCGAGCGCGCTGCGCAGGCTGGGCGCCAGCCACGCCAGGCCGGACAGGTCGCGCGCGGTGCCGTTGTCGGGCGCCGGCACCGCGCTGGCCGGCAACGGTGCGGGCTCGGGTTCAGGCAGGGCGTCGGGGCCGGCCGGCATGCCGGCCGCGGCCGCATCGCGCGGGATCGGGGAATTCAGGGACATGACGGCTTCCAGTGCGGCGCCGGCACGGCAGCCGCAGGCCGCCCGCCGCAACGGGCGGCGGGCGCGGAGTTGGCATAAGGCGCGGGGCCGCGGTGCGCGGAAGCGGTCGCAGGCGTCATCCGGCCACTCAGGCGATCTTGAAGCGCGACACCGAGTTGCGCAGCTCCTCGCTCAGCAGCGTCAGCTGGCGCACCGACTGCGCGGTCTGGCGCGTGCCGGTGGTGGTCTGCTCGGTGACCTGCAGGATGCGTTCGATATGGCGCGCCACGGTGGTGGCCAGGTCGGCCTCGTGCGAGGTGGACTGCGAGATCTGCTCGATCAGCTCGGCCAGCTGGCGCGACACGCGCCCGATCTCGACCAGCGCGGCACCGGCGTGGTCCGACAGCCGTGCGCCCTCGACCACGCCCTGGGTGCTGCGCTCCATCGCGTGCACCGCGTCCTGGGTATCGGTCTGGATGGTGCGGATCAGCGCGCCGATCTGCTTGGTGGCCTCGCCGGAACGTTCGGCCAGCCGCTGCACTTCTTCCGCCACCACCGAGAAGCCGCGCCCGGCCTCGCCCGCCGACGCCGCCTGGATGGCGGCGTTGAGCGCCAGCACGTTGGTCTGCTCGGTAATGTCCGAGATCAGCTCGACGATCTCACCGATCTCCTGCGACGACTCGCCGAGCCGCTTGATCCGCTTGGAGGTTTCCTGGATCTGCTCGCGGATGTCGTTCATGCCGGCGATGGCGTTCTGCACCGCCTGCTGGCCTTGCTCCGCGGCCGACAGCGAGGCGCGCGCCACATTGGCGGACTCGGCCGCGCCGCGCGACACCTGCGTGATGCGGTCGGCCATCTCCACCACCGACTCGCCGGTCTGGCGGATCTGGCGCGACTGCTCTTCGGTGGTCGACACCAGCTGGGTCGAGGTGGCCTGCACCTGCCCCGACGCCTGCGTCACCTCGCCGGCGGTCTGCTGCACCCGACCGACCAGCTCGCGCAGTTCTTCCACGGTGTAGTTGACCGAGTCGGCAATGGCGCCGGTGATGTCCTCGGTCACGGTGGCCTGGCGCGTCAGGTCGCCGTCGGCAATGTCCTGCAGCTCGTTCATCAGCTGCAGAATCGCCTTCTGGGTGTTGTCGTTGTTGCGCTTTTCGTCGAGCCGGCGGGCCTCGGCCTCGCGCTCGCGCGCCTCGGCCTCGAGCGCGCGCATGCGCGAATCGCGCAGGTACAGCGCTGCCAGGCCGACCAGGCACAGCAGCGTCAGCGCCGCCGACACCACGGTCGCGCCCAGCGTCACCGGACGGCTGCGCGCCGACTCCGCGTAGGCGCGCTGCAGCGCCGACAGTTCGGCGCGCAGCGCCTCGTTGTCGTTGAAGATCTGCTGCTGCGCGCGCTTGGCGGCGATCAGCCCGGGCAGGTTCTGCAGGATGGTCTGGGTGGTCTTCTGCACCGACTCGAAGCGCTGCGACAGCTGCTGCAGGTAGCCGCGCGTTTCCTCGTCGGCGGCGGCGGACAGCCGCAGCGCCTCGCTGCCGTTGAGCAGGCCGTCCAGGGTCTCGCGGAAGGTGTTGGTGTCCTTGCCCAGCAGGAACGCGGTCTCG
It encodes the following:
- a CDS encoding methyl-accepting chemotaxis protein, with the protein product MGFNRFSLGRRTPAADAATSLAGGPDEPGMDYAGGPEPAPLPPAAAGLGPTPLEHLGRWLGRMPFASQQRLLTVGVVVSLVALLGSVYLDNRIANNAAAQIEVAGDMLMHSQRLGKAVPVALLGNAQAFTQLRQSRDALSGDLNALQQGSDEKRVRATTGAAEPLLQAAMQSWARSEKSAADVLAQQPVLTTIGQTLQIFNASNPELLESAEQVAAIKLQSGANAREVAASAQLVMLTQRLGKNLNEFLAGEGVNPETAFLLGKDTNTFRETLDGLLNGSEALRLSAAADEETRGYLQQLSQRFESVQKTTQTILQNLPGLIAAKRAQQQIFNDNEALRAELSALQRAYAESARSRPVTLGATVVSAALTLLCLVGLAALYLRDSRMRALEAEAREREAEARRLDEKRNNDNTQKAILQLMNELQDIADGDLTRQATVTEDITGAIADSVNYTVEELRELVGRVQQTAGEVTQASGQVQATSTQLVSTTEEQSRQIRQTGESVVEMADRITQVSRGAAESANVARASLSAAEQGQQAVQNAIAGMNDIREQIQETSKRIKRLGESSQEIGEIVELISDITEQTNVLALNAAIQAASAGEAGRGFSVVAEEVQRLAERSGEATKQIGALIRTIQTDTQDAVHAMERSTQGVVEGARLSDHAGAALVEIGRVSRQLAELIEQISQSTSHEADLATTVARHIERILQVTEQTTTGTRQTAQSVRQLTLLSEELRNSVSRFKIA